GCGGAAGATGTCCGACTGGGTGATCACCCCCACCACCGCACCCCCAGCCACCACCGGCACACCGGAGATTTTGTGACGCAGCAGAATTTCGGCGGTTTCCTCCACCGTAAAATCCGGCGGGACGGTGACCGGGTTTTGGGTCATGATCTCCCGCACCCGAATCTTGCTCAGCAGGTAGAGCAGTTCATAAACGTCCAGGGCGTTGGCATCCGAGGCCGAGGCCCGCTTGAGATCCCGGTCGGTGATCACGCCCACCAGTTTGCCCTCTTCCAGCACCGGCAGCATTCGAATCTTGTGCTCCCGCAGGAGCTGGTTGGCATCCTTCATGGCGCCGCCGGCATCGACGGCGATGACCTCGGTGCTCATCCAATTTTTGACCAGCATCGGGGGTTCTCCTCATCTGGCCGGCGAGCGGCATCTCGAAAAGCGGCGGCAACCGGATCTGCACGGAAAATTAGCAGGAGCCATGCCAACCTTCCCTGATGGTAATCATGTTGTGTAATCAAAAGGTTGGCGTTACACGAAACTGCGGCGGACACCCCGTGGCAAGGGGGTTTCGCAAAATTGAGAAGGATGCCTGGAAATTTTCAGACCGCCTGGCGGCCTCTGCCAAAAAAAAGGAACCCAACCCGGGCTACTGGGTAGGTTCCTTCGAAAGATCTCTTGGCAGCTCCCGGATTGCCCCTGCAGCGCCATTTGCGACGATCACCCGAGGTGCCGCTGGCGGGGTCGTTACAGG
Above is a genomic segment from Desulfobacteraceae bacterium containing:
- a CDS encoding CBS and ACT domain-containing protein, which gives rise to MLVKNWMSTEVIAVDAGGAMKDANQLLREHKIRMLPVLEEGKLVGVITDRDLKRASASDANALDVYELLYLLSKIRVREIMTQNPVTVPPDFTVEETAEILLRHKISGVPVVAGGAVVGVITQSDIFRALIRLTGLVSRGIQFAIQVPEAPGQIEALTGIIGRCGGRLVSLLSCSEGAPAGFRNVYIRAYHVDRSRLDRLREELQGQGALLYIVDHRENRREVY